Proteins from a genomic interval of Mycobacterium conspicuum:
- a CDS encoding ABC transporter permease produces MLFAALRDMQWRKRRLAIAIVSTALIFGMTLVMTGLANGFGVEARNTVDSMGVDTFVVKDGAAGPFLGSTPFPDVDLARIAGSPGVVAAAPLGCVGTIMREGSSTRNVTAFGAPERGPGMPRVSEGRAPSRPDEVAASSTLGRRLGDTLQVGVHVLRVVGIVPNSTALAKIPNIFLTTQGLQQVAYNGQPLVTSIGVVGKPRQLPGGYQAYDRAGAVRDLVRPLKVAVTSISIVAILLWVVAALIVGSVVYLSALERVRDFAVFKAIGTRSRSIMAGLALQALIVALLAALLGVILAQFLAPLFPMIVAMPGSAYVLLPAVAVAIGLLASLAGLRRVVAVDPALAFGGP; encoded by the coding sequence ATGCTCTTCGCGGCCCTGCGAGACATGCAATGGCGAAAGCGGCGGCTGGCCATCGCGATCGTCAGCACGGCGCTGATTTTCGGCATGACGCTCGTGATGACCGGGCTCGCGAACGGCTTTGGCGTGGAAGCCCGCAACACCGTCGATTCGATGGGCGTCGACACCTTCGTCGTCAAGGACGGCGCGGCCGGACCCTTTTTGGGGTCGACCCCATTTCCCGACGTCGACCTGGCGAGGATCGCCGGTTCGCCCGGCGTCGTGGCCGCCGCCCCGTTGGGCTGCGTCGGCACGATCATGCGGGAGGGCTCGTCGACGCGAAACGTCACGGCGTTCGGCGCGCCCGAGCGCGGACCGGGCATGCCGCGGGTCTCGGAGGGCAGGGCGCCGTCGAGGCCGGACGAGGTCGCGGCGTCGAGCACACTGGGCCGGCGCCTCGGTGACACCCTGCAGGTCGGCGTCCACGTGTTGCGCGTCGTCGGCATCGTGCCCAATTCGACTGCGCTGGCTAAGATTCCGAACATCTTCCTGACGACCCAGGGCCTGCAGCAGGTCGCCTACAACGGGCAGCCCTTGGTCACGTCGATCGGGGTGGTGGGCAAGCCGCGGCAGCTGCCGGGCGGCTACCAGGCCTACGACCGGGCGGGCGCCGTCCGGGATTTGGTGCGTCCGTTGAAGGTTGCGGTGACGTCGATCTCGATCGTGGCCATCCTGCTGTGGGTGGTGGCGGCGCTGATCGTCGGGTCGGTGGTCTATCTCTCCGCCCTCGAGCGGGTGCGCGACTTCGCGGTGTTCAAAGCCATTGGCACGCGGTCGCGCTCGATCATGGCGGGGCTGGCCCTGCAGGCGTTGATCGTCGCGTTGCTCGCGGCTCTGCTGGGCGTCATCCTTGCGCAGTTCCTGGCGCCGCTGTTTCCGATGATCGTCGCGATGCCCGGCAGTGCCTATGTACTCCTGCCGGCCGTAGCGGTCGCGATCGGTCTGCTGGCCAGCCTGGCCGGGCTGAGGCGGGTGGTCGCCGTGGATCCGGCGCTGGCCTTCGGAGGCCCTTGA
- a CDS encoding ATP-binding cassette domain-containing protein, whose product MGDLSIQDLVVEYSSGGYALRPINGLNLDVTAGSLLILLGPSGCGKTTLLSCLGGILRPTSGTIKYDDVDVTSLDGAALANYRRDKVGIVFQAFNLVPSLTALENVMVPMREAGMSRRAARQRAEELLTRVNLQERMKHRPGDLSGGQQQRVAVARAIALDPPLILADEPTAHLDFIQVEEVLRLIRELADGDRIVVVATHDARMLPMADRVVELRPDFIETTKPPETLEVKAGEVLFEQSTMGELIYVVSKGEFELVHELADGGEELIKVAGPGDYFGEIGVLFHMPRSATARARTDSTVVGYTAPVFRERLGAGGVRDLIEHRKLATE is encoded by the coding sequence ATGGGCGATCTGAGCATCCAGGACCTGGTGGTCGAGTACTCGAGCGGCGGCTACGCGCTGCGACCGATCAACGGGTTGAACCTGGATGTGACGGCGGGATCGCTGCTGATCCTGCTCGGGCCCAGCGGCTGCGGAAAGACCACGCTGCTGTCCTGCCTCGGCGGCATCCTGCGACCCACGTCCGGGACGATCAAGTACGACGACGTCGACGTCACCTCGCTCGACGGCGCCGCGCTGGCGAATTACCGACGCGACAAGGTGGGCATCGTCTTCCAGGCGTTCAACCTGGTGCCCAGCCTCACCGCGCTGGAGAACGTCATGGTTCCGATGCGCGAGGCCGGGATGTCGCGCCGCGCCGCGCGCCAGCGCGCCGAGGAATTGCTCACCCGGGTCAACCTGCAGGAGCGAATGAAACACCGCCCGGGCGACCTGAGCGGCGGGCAACAGCAACGCGTCGCGGTCGCGCGCGCGATCGCGCTGGACCCGCCGCTCATCCTCGCCGACGAGCCGACCGCGCACCTCGACTTCATCCAGGTCGAAGAGGTGTTGCGGCTGATCCGCGAACTCGCCGACGGCGATCGCATTGTGGTGGTCGCCACGCACGACGCCCGGATGTTGCCGATGGCCGACCGGGTCGTCGAACTCAGACCCGATTTCATCGAGACGACCAAGCCGCCGGAGACGCTGGAGGTGAAGGCCGGCGAGGTGCTGTTCGAACAGAGCACGATGGGCGAACTGATCTACGTCGTGTCCAAGGGCGAGTTCGAACTGGTGCATGAATTGGCCGACGGCGGTGAGGAATTGATCAAAGTCGCCGGGCCCGGGGACTACTTCGGCGAAATAGGCGTGCTGTTCCACATGCCGCGTTCGGCCACCGCGCGTGCCCGCACCGACTCGACCGTCGTCGGCTACACCGCGCCGGTCTTCCGCGAGCGCCTTGGCGCGGGTGGTGTGCGCGACCTGATCGAACATCGCAAGCTCGCCACCGAGTGA
- a CDS encoding catalase family peroxidase, whose translation MEPDEQHDESGEGEPGEPSGRSALSRRGALAGMGALAGIAGIAAVDVGGFAYARGWLRPDALTPSRFADRFENVYGRHDGFRRNHAKGLSATGTFASTGAAAAICRAAVFQPGSVAVVGRFSLGGGLPDQADKPDTVRGLGLLLEANGQQWRTAMINIPVFTDATPQGFYERLLASKPLPGTGKPDPAKMAAFLDRHPETAAAMKIIKQSPPSAGFADSTFHGLNAFYFTNSAGATVPVRWSAVPHEGPPAPPAPPGGKDYLFDELIRTVAQRPVSWRLVITIGEPGDPTHDATKPWPTSRRTVDAGTITISAVQTEGPGNARDINFDPLVLPDGITASDDPLPAARSAVYARSFTRRATESKSPSEVSVGRVVGQVRS comes from the coding sequence ATGGAGCCCGACGAGCAGCACGACGAGTCTGGTGAAGGCGAGCCCGGCGAGCCATCGGGGCGTTCCGCGCTGAGCCGCCGCGGTGCGTTGGCGGGAATGGGCGCCCTAGCCGGGATAGCCGGGATAGCCGCGGTGGACGTGGGCGGATTTGCCTATGCCAGGGGCTGGCTGCGGCCCGATGCGCTGACCCCGTCGCGGTTCGCCGATCGGTTCGAGAACGTCTATGGCCGCCACGACGGTTTCCGGCGCAACCATGCCAAAGGTTTGAGCGCCACCGGGACCTTCGCGAGTACCGGGGCGGCCGCGGCCATCTGCCGGGCAGCCGTCTTCCAACCCGGAAGCGTCGCGGTGGTCGGGCGGTTCTCGCTGGGCGGGGGGCTGCCGGATCAGGCCGACAAACCCGACACGGTCCGGGGATTGGGGCTGCTGCTCGAGGCGAACGGCCAGCAGTGGCGCACGGCAATGATCAACATTCCGGTTTTCACCGACGCCACCCCGCAGGGCTTCTACGAACGGCTGCTGGCGTCCAAGCCGCTACCCGGTACGGGCAAGCCCGACCCGGCGAAGATGGCGGCGTTCCTCGACCGGCACCCCGAGACCGCCGCGGCAATGAAAATCATCAAGCAATCACCGCCCAGCGCGGGCTTCGCGGACAGCACGTTTCACGGGCTGAATGCCTTCTACTTCACCAACAGCGCCGGCGCGACTGTTCCGGTGCGCTGGTCCGCGGTTCCGCACGAGGGTCCGCCGGCCCCGCCGGCCCCGCCGGGCGGCAAGGACTACCTGTTCGATGAGCTGATTCGCACCGTTGCGCAGCGACCGGTGAGTTGGCGGCTGGTCATCACCATCGGGGAGCCGGGCGATCCCACCCACGACGCCACCAAACCCTGGCCGACGTCGCGCCGCACCGTCGACGCCGGCACGATCACGATTTCCGCGGTGCAGACCGAGGGGCCCGGCAACGCGCGCGACATCAATTTCGACCCGCTGGTGTTGCCGGACGGCATCACCGCCTCCGATGATCCCCTTCCCGCGGCGAGATCCGCCGTGTATGCGCGTTCCTTCACCCGCCGCGCCACCGAATCCAAGTCACCCAGCGAGGTCAGTGTTGGCCGGGTGGTCGGTCAGGTGCGCTCATGA
- a CDS encoding cytochrome b, which produces MTDETGTAPTRFALPSRILHWLMAPMVIVQLFIGATMIASLSYYPLLLAIHRPLGILILIFAVIRLGNRLTHKLPPFLATMGRTERRIASWSEYLLYALLLVQPVVGWAMLSAARFPIAMVGPFRLPGIAPHNFDVYGILRECHSVFAYMLFLAFTAHVCAVLFHTLVLRDRLIDRMAVWRTKSSRS; this is translated from the coding sequence ATGACGGACGAAACCGGCACCGCACCAACGCGTTTCGCGCTGCCCTCGCGGATCTTGCACTGGTTGATGGCGCCCATGGTCATCGTGCAGTTGTTCATCGGCGCGACCATGATCGCCTCGCTGTCCTACTATCCGCTGCTGCTGGCGATCCACCGCCCGTTGGGGATTTTGATCCTGATTTTTGCCGTGATACGCCTGGGCAATCGGCTCACCCACAAGCTGCCGCCGTTCCTGGCGACGATGGGCCGCACCGAGCGCCGTATCGCCTCCTGGTCGGAATACCTGCTCTACGCCCTGCTGCTCGTGCAGCCCGTGGTGGGCTGGGCCATGCTGTCGGCCGCCAGATTCCCGATCGCCATGGTGGGTCCGTTTCGTCTGCCCGGGATCGCCCCGCACAATTTTGACGTTTACGGGATACTTCGGGAGTGCCACAGCGTTTTCGCATACATGCTTTTCCTGGCGTTCACCGCCCACGTGTGCGCGGTCCTTTTTCATACGCTCGTGCTGCGCGATCGGCTGATCGATCGAATGGCAGTGTGGCGTACGAAATCTAGCCGAAGCTGA
- a CDS encoding DUF4242 domain-containing protein, whose translation MPIFMVERAFAEELEPTLDSADGINRINAEAGVRWLYSFLSADKRKTYCLYEAPSPEAIRTAAARAGLPADVIVEVNQRVMPDGTLSEI comes from the coding sequence ATGCCGATATTCATGGTGGAGCGCGCCTTCGCCGAGGAACTGGAACCCACCCTCGACAGCGCCGATGGCATCAACCGGATCAACGCCGAGGCGGGGGTTCGGTGGTTGTATTCGTTTTTGTCGGCGGACAAACGAAAGACGTACTGCCTCTACGAGGCACCCTCGCCCGAGGCGATCAGGACCGCGGCGGCACGCGCCGGGCTTCCGGCCGACGTCATCGTCGAGGTGAATCAGCGCGTCATGCCGGACGGCACCCTGTCCGAGATTTGA
- a CDS encoding helix-turn-helix transcriptional regulator, with translation MAQAIKWVPPPLPAELIARRRGPLVGRATELAAFERAWERVESSNRQAVFIGGEPGAGKTRLAAEVAATLAEHDVAVLVGSSTADADVPYAPFAEALDRLLVASPAGSMADLLADAGPQLRRLTTQVDRHLPDAGAVADDGGTARRALFDALTGFLRRLAADRPIALILDDLHWAQLPTLAMLEQVLIGCADVRLLLVATFRTTEPDRSDELITRLAELHRFDGVRRLDLGGLDTEAIAEFVSQTQQLAPSSARTAAALLRDRTGGNPFFVTELCNDLELRGGPAGLAALSSQQTVPASIGDAIARRLSGLGLSVRKVIEQAAVLGETFDLPALIASSETDLTSTLAAVDAAEGLGLIRPVDDSDGEFSFVHALTREAVVAGMAASAQRIMHARAAEALEGRADPTLVPRLANHYLRAHVLGYHEQALRYAREAARMAEQSVAYEDAAKWFERAASLPELSPEDRARMNLGAAANHVRAGDFPRALAIYERVSAMDDPLVRLEAAVGYEDANWRYRRADSKAADLLASALESCGLQTDDPRYLQALGSFGRALAFGGEVVRAREISDRAIERARIAGDPAVLLHTLTTSLWQGLTPELCEIQLERSAEVSRTALANRNYEALGASSHFRAMASYLAGRPDDLATSTVDMRRAAQACGQPVFGFVGACVEQALTYLRGDFAGAERWADIALRTGNLFDAEDTEGSHGVQMFMINRETGGLKSYGGFVDGSETFAGRWVPGLLALYTELDCERGMTRALNQLLNRNLSDRTNEAQWPMELVFMVEAALALGNREALHALRPYIAQYAGKNLVAGQFVALFGSGDRYLARIAACGGDTGSAERHFDAALEMDRRMGSVVHITETLARQALFAASRGRTDDARRLADEASAMATSIGQVRVLDLVNPLLTTGSEGPDGLTDREVEVLRLLAAGLSNRAIGERLFISTNTAANHVRSILLKTGAANRTQAAMYAADHDLLT, from the coding sequence ATGGCTCAGGCCATCAAGTGGGTGCCACCGCCGCTTCCGGCCGAACTGATCGCGCGTCGCCGCGGCCCGCTGGTGGGCCGCGCCACCGAGCTCGCGGCGTTCGAGCGGGCGTGGGAGCGGGTCGAAAGCAGCAACCGCCAGGCGGTGTTCATCGGCGGTGAGCCCGGGGCCGGCAAGACGCGTCTGGCCGCCGAGGTCGCCGCGACGCTGGCCGAGCACGATGTCGCGGTGCTGGTGGGCAGCTCAACGGCCGACGCCGACGTCCCGTACGCACCGTTCGCCGAGGCGCTGGATCGGCTGCTGGTGGCCAGCCCCGCGGGCTCGATGGCCGACCTATTGGCGGACGCGGGTCCCCAGCTGCGCCGGCTCACCACCCAGGTGGATCGGCACCTGCCGGACGCCGGCGCGGTAGCGGACGACGGCGGCACCGCCCGCCGCGCGCTTTTCGACGCGCTCACCGGCTTTCTGAGGCGCCTGGCCGCCGACCGCCCCATCGCGTTGATCCTCGACGACCTGCATTGGGCGCAGCTGCCCACCCTCGCGATGCTCGAACAGGTGCTCATCGGCTGCGCCGACGTCCGACTGCTGCTGGTGGCGACATTCCGCACCACCGAACCCGACCGCTCCGACGAGCTCATCACCCGGCTGGCCGAGCTGCACCGGTTCGACGGCGTACGCCGGCTGGATCTCGGCGGCTTGGACACCGAGGCGATCGCCGAATTCGTCAGTCAAACACAACAATTGGCGCCGTCGTCGGCACGTACGGCGGCGGCCCTGCTGCGCGACAGGACCGGCGGCAATCCGTTCTTCGTCACCGAACTGTGCAACGACCTCGAACTCCGCGGCGGCCCAGCCGGATTGGCCGCATTGAGCTCGCAACAGACCGTTCCGGCGTCGATTGGTGATGCGATTGCCCGACGGCTCAGCGGACTGGGCCTCAGCGTCCGCAAGGTTATCGAGCAGGCGGCGGTGCTGGGCGAGACCTTTGATCTGCCCGCGCTCATCGCATCCAGCGAGACTGATCTCACCTCGACGCTGGCCGCCGTCGATGCGGCCGAGGGGCTCGGGCTGATTCGGCCGGTCGACGACTCCGACGGCGAGTTCTCGTTCGTGCACGCACTCACCCGCGAGGCCGTGGTCGCCGGGATGGCGGCGTCCGCGCAGCGGATCATGCACGCCCGGGCGGCCGAGGCGCTCGAGGGACGCGCGGACCCGACGTTGGTTCCCCGACTGGCGAACCACTACCTGCGGGCGCATGTGCTCGGCTACCACGAGCAGGCACTGCGGTACGCGCGTGAGGCGGCCCGGATGGCCGAGCAGAGCGTGGCCTACGAAGACGCGGCCAAATGGTTCGAACGGGCCGCGTCGCTCCCCGAGCTGAGCCCGGAGGATCGGGCCCGAATGAACCTTGGTGCGGCGGCAAACCATGTGCGCGCCGGTGACTTTCCCCGCGCGCTGGCAATCTATGAGCGCGTCAGCGCGATGGACGACCCGCTGGTCCGATTGGAGGCCGCCGTCGGCTATGAGGACGCGAACTGGCGCTACCGGCGGGCCGATTCGAAGGCGGCCGATCTGCTGGCATCGGCGCTGGAATCGTGCGGATTGCAGACGGACGACCCTCGCTACCTGCAGGCGCTCGGCAGCTTCGGGCGGGCGCTGGCGTTCGGCGGTGAGGTCGTGCGGGCCCGTGAAATCAGCGACCGCGCCATCGAGCGCGCGCGAATCGCGGGCGACCCGGCGGTCCTGCTGCACACCCTGACAACGAGTTTGTGGCAAGGCCTCACCCCGGAATTGTGCGAAATCCAACTCGAGCGTTCGGCCGAGGTTTCGCGCACGGCGCTGGCGAACCGCAACTACGAGGCGTTGGGTGCATCTTCGCATTTCCGTGCCATGGCAAGCTATCTGGCCGGCCGGCCGGACGACTTGGCCACGTCGACCGTCGACATGCGGCGCGCCGCTCAAGCCTGCGGTCAACCCGTCTTCGGGTTCGTCGGCGCATGCGTGGAGCAGGCGCTGACGTATCTGCGCGGCGATTTCGCCGGGGCCGAACGGTGGGCCGACATCGCTTTGCGCACAGGCAATTTGTTCGATGCCGAGGACACCGAGGGCTCGCACGGGGTCCAGATGTTCATGATCAACCGCGAAACCGGCGGCTTGAAAAGCTACGGCGGGTTTGTCGACGGCAGCGAGACATTCGCGGGCCGCTGGGTGCCCGGCTTACTCGCGCTGTATACCGAGCTCGACTGCGAACGCGGCATGACCCGAGCGCTCAATCAGTTGCTCAACCGCAACCTTTCCGACCGGACCAACGAGGCGCAGTGGCCGATGGAGCTGGTTTTCATGGTCGAGGCGGCGTTGGCGCTCGGCAACCGCGAAGCGCTGCACGCGCTGCGGCCCTACATTGCCCAGTACGCCGGCAAGAACCTGGTGGCCGGCCAGTTCGTCGCCCTGTTCGGCAGCGGTGATCGATACCTCGCCCGGATCGCGGCGTGCGGCGGTGATACCGGTTCGGCTGAGCGGCATTTCGACGCGGCGTTGGAAATGGACCGGCGGATGGGCTCGGTGGTGCATATCACCGAGACGCTGGCCCGCCAAGCGTTGTTCGCGGCGTCCCGCGGTCGCACGGACGACGCGCGTCGCCTGGCCGATGAGGCCAGCGCAATGGCCACCTCGATCGGACAGGTCCGGGTGCTCGACCTGGTGAATCCTTTGCTCACCACGGGATCGGAGGGCCCGGACGGCCTGACGGACCGCGAAGTCGAGGTGCTGCGGCTGCTGGCCGCCGGGCTGAGCAACCGCGCGATCGGTGAACGACTCTTCATCAGCACCAACACGGCGGCCAACCATGTGCGCAGCATTCTGCTCAAGACCGGAGCCGCGAACCGAACCCAGGCGGCGATGTACGCCGCGGATCACGACCTACTCACATAG
- a CDS encoding FAD-binding oxidoreductase, translated as MSLTTATDDIRARLGGEVILPADPGYDDARALHNAMIDKRPAVIVRCRSASDVAGALEFARGAKLLVAIRGGGHNGPGFGSVEGGLVIDLSPMNRIDVDRDRRTARVQGGATWGQVDSATHAYGLATPAGIIASTGVGGLTLGGGHGYLSRKHGLTIDNLLEAEVVLADGRVVTASESQHPDLFWALRGGGGNFGVVTAFTFRLHPVHTVICGPTAWPASATADILSWYRDFLPAQDEDLYGFFATMTVPPVAPFPEAFHLQKACAVVWCYSGDPARADEAFAPVRQMEPAFDGLGPAPYPALQSTFDDLYPKGLQWYWRGDFFRTVSDAAVDAHARFAEELPTMHSTMHLYPIDGAVHRVGQTDTAFAYRDVNFSQVIAGVDPDPANAEVLKRWAVDYWDATHRHSAGGAYVNFMMDEGQDRIRATYGPNCQRLSEIKAQYDPGNVFRINQNIPPAGG; from the coding sequence ATGAGCCTCACAACCGCGACCGACGACATCCGCGCCCGGCTGGGCGGCGAGGTGATCCTGCCCGCCGACCCGGGCTACGACGACGCGCGGGCGCTGCACAACGCCATGATCGACAAGCGGCCCGCGGTGATTGTGCGTTGCCGTTCGGCGTCCGATGTCGCGGGCGCGCTGGAGTTTGCCCGGGGGGCGAAGCTTTTGGTCGCGATCCGCGGCGGCGGTCACAACGGTCCGGGCTTCGGTTCCGTCGAGGGCGGCCTCGTCATCGACCTGTCGCCGATGAATCGCATCGACGTGGACCGCGACCGACGCACCGCCCGCGTCCAGGGCGGCGCAACCTGGGGCCAGGTCGACAGCGCAACCCACGCTTACGGTTTGGCGACACCGGCCGGCATCATCGCATCCACCGGGGTCGGCGGCCTCACCCTCGGCGGCGGCCACGGCTACCTGTCCCGCAAGCACGGCCTGACCATCGACAACCTGCTCGAGGCCGAGGTCGTGCTGGCCGACGGGCGGGTGGTGACCGCGTCCGAATCCCAACACCCCGACCTGTTCTGGGCGCTGCGGGGCGGAGGCGGAAACTTCGGGGTGGTGACGGCGTTCACCTTCCGTCTGCACCCGGTGCACACCGTGATCTGCGGCCCCACCGCATGGCCGGCGTCGGCCACCGCCGACATCCTGAGCTGGTACCGGGACTTCCTGCCCGCGCAGGACGAGGATCTCTACGGGTTCTTCGCGACCATGACCGTCCCGCCGGTGGCGCCGTTCCCCGAGGCCTTCCATCTGCAGAAGGCGTGCGCGGTGGTGTGGTGCTATTCGGGTGATCCCGCGCGGGCCGATGAGGCCTTCGCGCCGGTGCGGCAGATGGAGCCGGCCTTCGACGGCCTCGGGCCGGCTCCGTATCCCGCGCTGCAGTCCACCTTCGATGACCTGTATCCCAAAGGGTTGCAATGGTATTGGCGCGGCGACTTTTTCCGGACGGTGTCCGACGCCGCGGTGGACGCGCACGCGCGCTTCGCCGAGGAGCTGCCGACGATGCACTCCACGATGCACCTGTATCCGATCGACGGGGCGGTGCACCGCGTCGGGCAAACCGACACCGCGTTCGCCTACCGGGACGTGAACTTCTCCCAGGTGATCGCCGGCGTCGACCCGGACCCGGCCAACGCCGAGGTGTTGAAGCGGTGGGCGGTGGATTATTGGGACGCGACCCATCGGCATTCGGCCGGCGGGGCCTACGTGAACTTCATGATGGACGAGGGCCAGGACCGCATCCGCGCCACCTACGGCCCGAATTGCCAACGGCTCAGCGAAATCAAGGCGCAGTACGATCCGGGCAACGTGTTCCGGATCAATCAGAACATCCCGCCGGCGGGCGGCTGA
- a CDS encoding acyltransferase family protein, whose translation MKLQTAFPSAAELADRTPPERDRAIDVIRIVSLIGVVVGHTVMAISIIRGGVLIWDNLLTTSPVFQALTWIFQIMPLFFFAGVAACEASWRPGTNWGGWLLKRCSRLFRPVFYYFAFWAVALTLLSAVLPRHVYEPIAGVSIQLLWFLGAYVLVLAAMPLLYRITTTARLAAGVAAVYGAIAIIDVVRLHWSAASSLGYLNLAVWLIPGMFGIAYRRGLLTGRAALGTALTLLAVDIALIHWGPYELSMVGTGDHRLSNTSPPSLLLAGHAIVLSALAILAAPAIARWAQRPRVWWLAAIGNSGAMTLYLWHMPVLLGAHLLFDGLGHPRYPGQPHFVLISVAQLLLVIAGVAVLFLTLRPLENNPLSGWDGAPPVTSAQRGAAVGALLCVAGVATLAAIRWGLKDDGLICVATMVTALVAARAVAEVRISRPPAGCSD comes from the coding sequence ATGAAATTGCAGACCGCCTTTCCCAGCGCCGCCGAACTGGCCGACCGCACCCCGCCCGAGCGTGACCGGGCCATCGACGTCATCCGGATCGTCTCCTTGATCGGGGTGGTGGTCGGGCACACGGTGATGGCCATCAGCATCATCCGTGGCGGCGTGCTGATTTGGGACAACCTGCTCACCACCTCACCGGTGTTTCAGGCCCTGACGTGGATTTTCCAGATCATGCCGCTGTTCTTCTTCGCCGGTGTGGCGGCGTGCGAGGCGTCGTGGCGACCGGGCACCAACTGGGGCGGCTGGCTGCTGAAGCGCTGCAGCCGGCTGTTTCGTCCGGTGTTCTACTACTTCGCGTTCTGGGCGGTCGCGCTGACCCTGCTGTCCGCGGTGCTGCCCCGGCACGTCTACGAGCCGATAGCCGGTGTCAGCATTCAGTTGCTGTGGTTTTTGGGTGCCTATGTGCTGGTGCTGGCCGCGATGCCGCTGCTGTACCGGATCACCACCACCGCCCGGCTGGCCGCGGGCGTGGCCGCGGTGTACGGGGCCATCGCCATCATCGATGTGGTCAGGCTGCACTGGTCCGCCGCGTCCTCGCTTGGTTATCTCAACCTCGCGGTCTGGCTGATCCCGGGCATGTTCGGCATCGCCTACCGGCGCGGGCTGCTCACCGGCCGCGCCGCGCTGGGCACGGCGCTGACGCTGCTGGCCGTCGACATCGCGCTGATCCATTGGGGCCCTTACGAATTGAGCATGGTCGGGACCGGCGACCACCGCCTGTCCAACACCAGCCCGCCGTCGCTGCTGCTGGCCGGGCACGCGATCGTCCTGAGCGCCTTGGCAATCCTGGCCGCGCCGGCGATCGCCCGGTGGGCGCAGCGGCCACGGGTGTGGTGGCTGGCCGCGATCGGCAACTCCGGCGCAATGACCCTCTACCTCTGGCACATGCCCGTGCTGCTGGGCGCGCATTTGCTCTTCGACGGTCTGGGTCACCCCCGCTACCCCGGGCAGCCGCACTTCGTCCTGATCAGCGTCGCGCAACTGCTGCTCGTAATCGCCGGGGTGGCCGTGCTTTTCCTCACGTTGCGACCCCTGGAGAACAACCCGTTGTCCGGTTGGGACGGGGCACCCCCGGTCACCTCGGCCCAGCGCGGCGCGGCGGTCGGGGCGCTGCTGTGTGTGGCGGGGGTCGCGACCCTGGCCGCGATCAGGTGGGGGCTCAAAGACGACGGGCTGATCTGCGTGGCGACCATGGTGACCGCACTCGTGGCGGCACGGGCGGTGGCCGAAGTTCGGATCAGCCGCCCGCCGGCGGGATGTTCTGATTGA